Proteins encoded by one window of Cloeon dipterum chromosome 4, ieCloDipt1.1, whole genome shotgun sequence:
- the LOC135944408 gene encoding high mobility group-T protein-like isoform X1, with product MSEQRWREDPGVWWPAPDQNNRAPDSFPYKNFPPPSAAPCVRGYPDYRGVPGRPDGSVAPPGWWPSYPGMDGGMTNAGSVPQNPSQQQSQLHQLHQQHQQLQPQFQPHQFQQQHQQQHQAAAQQQLHLQHQQHQQRGKMPRGNKDSSKPRGRMTAYAFFVQTCREEHKKKHPEESVVFAEFSKKCAERWKTMLDKEKKRFHEMAEKDKKRYELEMKDYKPAKGEKIRGKKRKHLKDPNAPKRSLSAFFWFCNDERPKVKAINPEYGVGDIAKELGRRWSDAEPETKSKYEAMAEKDKARYDREMTAYKKKAKMPIGVPAKPASEDEVDDDDDDDGDDDE from the exons ATGTCGGAGCAACGCTGGAGGGAGGACCCGGGTGTTTGGTGGCCCGCTCCCGACCAGAACAACAGAGCCCCGGACTCGTTCCCGTACAAAAATTTCCCACCCCCTAGTGCTGCCCCGTGCGTCAGGGGCTACCCTGACTACCGCGGGGTCCCTGGCAGGCCAGACGGCTCAGTGGCGCCCCCCGGCTGGTGGCCGTCTTACCCCGGAATGGACGGTGGCATGACCAACGCGGGCTCAGTG CCGCAAAACCCTTCACAACAGCAAAGTCAACTGCACCAGCTACATCAGCAACACCAACAGTTACAGCCGCAGTTCCAACCCCATCAGTTCCAGCaacagcatcagcagcagcaccaggcCGCAGCACAGCAGCAACTCCACTTACAGCATCAACAGCACCAACAAAGAGGCAAAATGCCGCGTGGAAACAAAGACTCTAGCAAGCCTAGGGGTCGCATGACTGCCTATGCTTTCTTCGTGCAGACTTGCAGGGAGGAGCACAAGAAGAAGCACCCTGAAGAATCGGTCGTGTTTGCCGAGTTCTCGAAGAAGTGTGCTGAACGGTGGAAG ACCATGTTGGACAAGGAAAAGAAGCGCTTCCACGAGATGGCCGAGAAGGACAAGAAGCGCTATGAGCTGGAAATGAAGGACTACAAGCCTGCGAAGGGTGAGAAGATCCGCGGAAAGAAGCGCAAGCACTTGAAGGACCCCAACGCACCCAAGCGCTCTCT GTCTGCTTTCTTCTGGTTCTGCAATGATGAGAGGCCAAAGGTGAAGGCTATCAACCCTGAGTACGGAGTCGGGGACATTGCCAAGGAGCTGGGCCGCAGGTGGTCCGATGCCGAGCCGGAAACTAAGTCCAAGTACGAAGCCATGGCCGAGAAGGACAAGGCTCGCTACGACAGG GAGATGACCGCCTACAAGAAGAAGGCCAAGATGCCGATTGGAGTGCCTGCCAAGCCTGCCTCCGAAGATGAGGTTgacgacgacgatgatgatgatggagATGACGACGAATAA
- the LOC135944408 gene encoding high mobility group protein DSP1-like isoform X2 — MQPISAKPCYWHRPHEWRGSRYSYNLLQPVYEPQNPSQQQSQLHQLHQQHQQLQPQFQPHQFQQQHQQQHQAAAQQQLHLQHQQHQQRGKMPRGNKDSSKPRGRMTAYAFFVQTCREEHKKKHPEESVVFAEFSKKCAERWKTMLDKEKKRFHEMAEKDKKRYELEMKDYKPAKGEKIRGKKRKHLKDPNAPKRSLSAFFWFCNDERPKVKAINPEYGVGDIAKELGRRWSDAEPETKSKYEAMAEKDKARYDREMTAYKKKAKMPIGVPAKPASEDEVDDDDDDDGDDDE; from the exons ATGCAACCAATCAGCGCCAAGCCGTGTTACTGGCATAGGCCGCACGAGTGGCGTGGGTCGCGCTATTCGTATAATCTACTGCAGCCCGTTTACGAG CCGCAAAACCCTTCACAACAGCAAAGTCAACTGCACCAGCTACATCAGCAACACCAACAGTTACAGCCGCAGTTCCAACCCCATCAGTTCCAGCaacagcatcagcagcagcaccaggcCGCAGCACAGCAGCAACTCCACTTACAGCATCAACAGCACCAACAAAGAGGCAAAATGCCGCGTGGAAACAAAGACTCTAGCAAGCCTAGGGGTCGCATGACTGCCTATGCTTTCTTCGTGCAGACTTGCAGGGAGGAGCACAAGAAGAAGCACCCTGAAGAATCGGTCGTGTTTGCCGAGTTCTCGAAGAAGTGTGCTGAACGGTGGAAG ACCATGTTGGACAAGGAAAAGAAGCGCTTCCACGAGATGGCCGAGAAGGACAAGAAGCGCTATGAGCTGGAAATGAAGGACTACAAGCCTGCGAAGGGTGAGAAGATCCGCGGAAAGAAGCGCAAGCACTTGAAGGACCCCAACGCACCCAAGCGCTCTCT GTCTGCTTTCTTCTGGTTCTGCAATGATGAGAGGCCAAAGGTGAAGGCTATCAACCCTGAGTACGGAGTCGGGGACATTGCCAAGGAGCTGGGCCGCAGGTGGTCCGATGCCGAGCCGGAAACTAAGTCCAAGTACGAAGCCATGGCCGAGAAGGACAAGGCTCGCTACGACAGG GAGATGACCGCCTACAAGAAGAAGGCCAAGATGCCGATTGGAGTGCCTGCCAAGCCTGCCTCCGAAGATGAGGTTgacgacgacgatgatgatgatggagATGACGACGAATAA
- the LOC135942714 gene encoding uncharacterized protein LOC135942714, protein MKTLVLLFAVLAVAYGSQYVGQQQHRPVTLPGQRPHAVPSPRRHTIPPRRLHGGVHDNEWNQGKWNNGHNRPAGGQTRPQIPNHQGEKWNQHNGNIQNRPAGGHARPAVPSYSNGK, encoded by the exons ATGAAGACTCTCGTTCTGCTGTTCGCCGTTCTCGCCGTAGCAT ACGGCTCACAGTACGTTGGCCAACAACAGCATAGGCCTGTGACTCTGCCTGGACAACGACCCCATGCTGTCCCTAGCCCTCGCCGTCATACTATCCCTCCTCGCCGTCTGCACG GCGGAGTCCACGATAATGAATGGAACCAGGGCAAATGGAACAATGGTCACAACCGCCCCGCTGGAGGACAGACGAGACCCCAGATCCCCAATCACCAAGGAGAAAAATGGAACCAACACAACGGCAACATCCAGAATCGCCCAGCAGGTGGACACGCCAGGCCCGCTGTGCCATCCTACTCTAACGGAAAATAA
- the LOC135942713 gene encoding uncharacterized protein LOC135942713 has product MDVQPTTLEEACQVIHDLRERHRSQAHQLLSWRRRAKAQEEMMAKLAREHAEQLKGLSSQLLLLEAGLCRKQKEIRTLLINRDKCVMRQSRTIRALQQRLADSGLDSSLPDTNDVDIAADNDSAVVLEDGSAMDLQLALPLSSVLRYNSTTAAVQRSISDATKFSNSGAGGKRGSNSFLRRPEVLETVYSVEEDQDSEDPPRQLTPERQNNVSNDCTAPTADDEALISEEEEMLNNNNSGSVEGSEKKLRRQPPLRTSRVDLEEPPSWIPAPPAGGQQHQFNRVMGNNHRSVTKPKDVKYKRINKAKSKSLEELRGRLRVEPPSPA; this is encoded by the exons ATGGATGTGCAGCCAACCACCCTTGAGGAGGCATGTCAGGTGATCCACGACCTCAGGGAAAGGCATCGCAGCCAAGCACATCAGCTTCTCTCTTGGCGCCGCCGCGCTAAGGCTCAg GAGGAAATGATGGCGAAACTGGCTCGGGAACACGCCGAGCAGCTGAAGGGCCTGTCATCTCAGCTCTTGCTTCTGGAGGCTGGGCTGTGCAGGAAACAAAAGGAAATACGGACGCTCCTAATCAACCGAGACAAATGTGTGATGCGCCAATCGAGAACCATCCGAGCTCTCCAGCAGCGCTTGGCCGACTCTGGCCTCGACTCGTCTTTGCCTGACACAAATGATGTTGACATTGCCGCCGACAATGATAGCGCGGTGGTGCTCGAGGACGGGTCTGCGATGGACCTGCAGCTGGCACTGCCTTTGTCCTCCGTGCTCCGTTACAACAGCACCACCGCCGCTGTTCAAAGAAGCATATCAGATGCaactaaattttctaattcag GTGCTGGTGGGAAGCGTGGAAGCAACTCGTTTTTGAGAAGGCCAGAGGTTTTAGAGACTGTGTATAGTGTTGAAGAAGATCAAGACTCGGAAGACCCTCCAAGGCAATTGACCCCTGAAAGGCAGAACAACGTCTCCAATGACTGCACCGCTCCTACTGCCGATGATGAAGCTTTAATTTCCGAGGAAGAAGAGATG ctgaacaacaacaacagcggATCGGTAGAGGGGAGCGAGAAAAAGCTGAGACGGCAGCCGCCCTTGCGGACGAGTCGCGTGGACCTGGAAGAGCCCCCCAGTTGGATACCTGCGCCTCCCGCGGGGGGTCAGCAGCATCAATTCAACAGAGTCATGGGCAACAATCACCGTTCAGTGACCAAGCCTAAGGACGTCAAGTACAAACGCATCAACAAGGCCAAGAGCAAGTCTCTGGAAGAGCTGCGAGGCCGTCTTCGAGTGGAGCCTCCAAGTCCTGCCTAA
- the LOC135943193 gene encoding uncharacterized protein LOC135943193: MSLVCLATPSKQLLEEEPAEDVEGLTKQLLACRAALRLQIQRSQQLVAAYNAKLHATNCKLKEAEELSQKRFAYLARAVMGAEASLRRKQKEIIQQLATRDEQISEQRTKIERLSQEPPKTTPPPVPAPRKPLAPICNKPPTPYKPPGLTLSLPPQYKKKPALEKLEKLPEEENVQPQSNSAPSVHQECLSEPMQTSISPPSSTDTASPDTPIDHFHDNFEEFHLDSENNSDENDEGILNRKSGDGAEKQQLVLKSLTQGSYEGFLEATGLSQKSILTPSRLNSHRSVIKPRDIKYRSKANRTFSNGSIKYWSGPYL; this comes from the exons ATGAGTCTGGTCTGCCTCGCAACCCCGTCGAAACAGCTCCTCGAG GAAGAGCCGGCTGAGGATGTCGAAGGCCTGACGAAGCAGCTGCTGGCGTGCAGGGCCGCCCTCCGCCTGCAGATCCAACGCTCGCAACAGTTGGTCGCTGCTTACAATGCAAAACTGCATGCAACCAACTGCAAGCTCAAGGAAGCCGAGGAATTGTCCCAAAAGAGATTCGCGTACTTGGCCAGAGCTGTCATGGGCGCCGAGGCCAGCCTGCGCAG GAAACAGAAAGAAATAATCCAACAGTTGGCCACGAGAGATGAGCAGATAAGCGAGCAGCGTACCAAGATTGAGCGGTTGAGCCAAGAGCCGCCGAAAACCACTCCGCCGCCGGTGCCTGCTCCAAGGAAGCCTCTGGCACCCATTTGCAACAAGCCGCCCACCCCATACAAACCCCCTGGACTCACCCTTAGTCTACCACCTCAGTACAAAAAGAAGCCTGCCTTGGAAAAGCTTGAAAAGCTGCCAGAGGAAGAAAATGTGCAACCTCAGTCAAATAGTGCACCAAG tGTACACCAAGAGTGCCTCAGTGAGCCAATGCAAACCAGCATTTCTCCTCCTTCCTCGACAGATACCGCTAGTCCTGACACCCCCATAGACCACTTCCACGACAACTTTGAGGAGTTCCACCTTGACTCTGAAAACAACTCTGATGAAAACGACGAAGGAATTTTGAATCGGAAATCAGGCGACGGTGCTGAAAAGCAGCAGCTAGTGCTCAAATCCTTGACCCAGGGGTCTTACGAGGGTTTCCTCGAGGCCACCGGCCTGTCCCAGAAGTCAATTCTCACCCCCAGCAGACTCAATAGCCACCGTTCAGTGATCAAACCCAGAGACATTAAGTACCGCAGTAAAGCAAACAGGACTTTCTCTAATGGATCAATCAAATACTGGTCAGGACCGTACCTCTGA